From the genome of Seriola aureovittata isolate HTS-2021-v1 ecotype China chromosome 18, ASM2101889v1, whole genome shotgun sequence:
AGCACAACATAATAGACCTAATTAAGGCCTAATCCTAGTCCTAGGAatgatgttttgacatttgaGACGTTTACATTCATGTCAGGGTctcatttgttcattcattttgcattaatgtgtatTAATGTAAAAAGATATTTGCCCTAAAAACAGGGATTCTTGTATGGGAAGCACAAATTGGAACTACCCCAATCTCTACGATACTGGTTAGACATCCGTTTGTTGCCATCTGCTGGCTTGGTGATGGAGGTGCTTCGATCAAAACAACTTGGTATGGCTTTCTGTTCCACTCTGAGGAAACTACAAGCCTCAAGTTTGAAGGTTCAGAGGTGGTTAGAAACATACTGAACATGTAAACAGGTTGCATGACGCTAGTACAAATTCTTCCCAACGTAGCAAACGTTATCATGCCTAAATATCGGTCCGTAGCGTCGGTAAATCGGCATAGTTAGCTCACATGCTTACAGTCACTCAAATGAACGTTAAAATTAAACTGCAAAGAGCACAGACCATTGGTGGAACAGTGATGTCCTCCTCTGGGATTTTTTGCTGTAAGTGGCCACtcaaagtaaattaaataaGGCGAAAAAGACAATGAAATCTCTCAAGTCGTTCACATACAGTGTCTTTACAGGATCTTTATCACACTCTCTATGGTCTTCACTTCTCACAGACCTCTTCCTGAAGCGGAAATTTGTTGCCGCGACATCCGGTCCTGCGCACACTCTTCCACCAACATGGCGCTGGCGAAGTCCGTCTACAACCTCCTCTTCAGGAGAACGTCTACTTTCGCTATAACCATCATGGTTGGAGCAGTCTTCTTTGAACGACTATTCGACCACGGCGGCGATGCCATTTTTGAGCAAATGAACCATGGGGTAAGTGTGTCCGCTGGTTGTTTGGTGCTGCTCGTTTCATCCTGACCTTGTAAGCAGAGGGCGAAGCGCCGTTGACGTTAGCTAAGTTAGCTTAACGGCCTAGCTTACCGGCGTTTCATCGTCCTTAAACTGAACCCCATTTGTTGatacaatgtgtttatttgaaactaacattttttttaaacctgtgttttattgtagaAACTATggaaacacatcaaacacaatTACGAGAACCAAGATGAGGAATAGGACGCGGCCCCAGGGTCATCTAAGGCTGAAGCGTAACTGTTGTCACACTTCCATCATCCATTCTTCCTGGACTTCACACCTGTATCAATCAGCAGTCAACATGGACAATGTGCTCAAAGTCATGCCCCGGCTGGCAGCGGCTACCAGAGGAGCTGCGGGAGCTGAATGACTGTCCAGACCACCGTGAAGATGGAGCAATGGTTCCTGCCATTTCGTCCCCCCCTACGTTATTATATGTAATGCCTTCGTTCTCCCAGATTGTAAATGGTTAAATTAAACATGTGTTAATGTCTCACAGACTTTGCACTGTTTTTACTTATCATATCGTGTATTGCATGCATGGCTCAGTGCAGTTATTGTCAATACATATTGTTTAGATTAGTTGTACTATGACAGATTTTTGACCATACCAGTATATTCATAGGCATAGCCACATTATGTCACATGAACCTGTGTCAAGAGCTTTcatttacaaattaaacaagTGTCTTGGTAAAGGGACATGGAAGAATTGCGTAATGCAGTTATTTCtgataaaactgaacatttgtTCACTGCGTGTTTGCAAGCCTTTTCAAAATATGCAGTGGATGGATACTTGTTTCCTTTCAATTGAGCCACAGCTGTTTTTATAggttttgatgtttcttttatgTCGGAACACATTTCCTGCCCACTCATTTTTAAAGTATCACTATGGAGGTAAGAAACCAGTTAAGAAACATTGTCTCTCAGTTCAGATTTTCTT
Proteins encoded in this window:
- the LOC130186478 gene encoding cytochrome b-c1 complex subunit 9, translating into MALAKSVYNLLFRRTSTFAITIMVGAVFFERLFDHGGDAIFEQMNHGKLWKHIKHNYENQDEE